TTCGGTCAGTCGTCCTTCGCTACCTACGCGAATGTCGTCGAGGAAAGCGTCGTCCGGATTGGCGCGGACGTCCCGCTGGACATCGTGGCACCACTCGGTTGCGGTATCCAAACTGGAGCAGGGGCAGTCCTCAACGAGTTGAAGCCAGCTTTGAACAGCACGCTCGTTGTGATTGGTACTGGTGCGGTCGGGTCCGGCGCCATTATGGCCGGGAGGGTGGCGGGCTGCGCCCGCATTATCGCCGTGGACATCCACGCCTCCCGTCTTGATCTCGCAAAGGAGCTCGGTGCGACAGACGCGATCAACACCAAGGAACTCGACCTTACGGACGAGATCCTTCGCCTGACGGACGGTCGCGGCGCCGATTATGTGGTTGACACCACGGCGCGGCCGGAGTTGCTTCGCAAGGCGGCAGACGCCTTGGCCCTGCGGGGCACGCTTGCCCTGGTGGGCGCAGCGAAACCGGGAACCGAGGTTACTTTCGAGATCGGGCTGTCACTCGTCAAGGGCTGGACATTCAAAACCATAATCCAAGGCAGTTCCGTGCCCCAGGTGTTCATTCCCAAGCTCATCGAACTGTGGAAGGAAGGCCGCTTCCCAATGGACAAGCTTATGCGTAACTACGCCCTGGAAGAGATTAATCAGGGCTTCGAGGACTCCGCCCAGGGCTCGGTGATCAAGCCCGTCATTGTGTTCCAGCACTGATGAGCGGTTCTGCTGCCTGAGCTTCGTCACCTCGTACAGGAGAGGTCGACGGCGGGTGCCCACCCGGCGTCGACCTCTTCTGTGTTCAAGCAGGTCCCGGCAAAACTTAGGCCATCCCTAGCTCACGCCCGAAGTGTCGCGTGCGAGGAGTTCAGTGGTCCGCATGATCGCGGAGCGGCGCCGGGCCTGATCGGGCGTGCCCGTGATAACGACATGAACGTTCTGGCTCGTCATCCAGGCGTGGCACAAGGTGATGATGGTGAGCAGGAGATCTTCCGCGAGAGCCTCGCTTATGCCGGAAAGTGCGGTGCGGATCTCCATTACCTTGCCGTCCGCATGTATGGCCCGTTTCTCTGCACCGACCGGATTGTCCCGCTCCAGGCCCTCCCAGGCGGCAAGGCGCGCCAGGCATGGATGGCTCGTAACAAAGTCGAAGTACCGTCCTGCGAACTCGGCAACGGCCGCTGGTCCAGACTCACGTATGGGTAGATCGCCCAGTGCTGAACCGAGCTCCCGTGTAAGTGCGGCCTCAAAGAGTTTTGCCTTGTTCCCAAAGTAGAAATAGATCCGCTCTTTGTTGCATCCCGCCCTTTTGGCTATGTCGTCCACACGTGCACCCGAAAAGCCGCGTTCGGAAAACTCGGATACAGCTGCGTCGAGGAGCTTCGCCTTTGTTGCGTCCGTGTCCCATGCCATACGTCAATCGTAACTCCAACTGACCGTTTGCAATTTCACGGGGGTAGGCCTACGGTTAGTCCAACCGAACGTTTGGAGACTGGATGGAACACGAGGGCAGGGCTCTTGCCGCCGATGAAACGGACATGCATCACCGTCACGCAACCGGCATTGCATCCGTGCATGTCCGTGCGGTCGTAACGTGGCTGGCCATATTTCCGATGGCCGCAGCAGGCATGTGCGCCCTGGGGGCGCTGGCTCCGCAACTGCACCCTGTGCTGCGCGCGTTCGTTCTAACCCTGGTGGTGGTCCCCATCGCGGTGTACTTCGCGGTGCCCCGGCTCCTCCTGCTTCAAACACAACTCGGAAGGGCGAGGCGCACCAGAGTGCAGCGCCGTGCGAAACGCATATAGCGGTTCCGCAACCGGGGATGCTTGCCATCCCCGTGACCATGACAAGGAGATTGCAGTGCAGATAACTGCTGCTGTAGCACGTGAGAACGGCGCTCCATTCACGATTGAACAGCTCGAGCTGGACGATCTGCGCCACAATGAAGTCCGGGTCCGCATGGTGGCGACCGGAATATGCCATACCGATACCCTTGTCCGAGACGGCGTCTACCCCACCCCGCTGCCAGCCGTCCTGGGCCACGAAGGTGCGGGGATCGTCGAGGCAGTCGGTGACTCGGTCATTTCTGTCGCGCCTGGC
This region of Arthrobacter sp. DNA4 genomic DNA includes:
- a CDS encoding NAD(P)-dependent alcohol dehydrogenase gives rise to the protein MQVTAAVAREPHQPLSIENLELDELRPNEVRVKMAASGVCHTDAIVRDQVYPTPLPAVLGHEGAGIVEQVGSSVTTVKPGDHVLLAAAYCGKCDRCRSGQMAYCENLFAADFGGRRTDGTTALSKDGEVISSHFFGQSSFATYANVVEESVVRIGADVPLDIVAPLGCGIQTGAGAVLNELKPALNSTLVVIGTGAVGSGAIMAGRVAGCARIIAVDIHASRLDLAKELGATDAINTKELDLTDEILRLTDGRGADYVVDTTARPELLRKAADALALRGTLALVGAAKPGTEVTFEIGLSLVKGWTFKTIIQGSSVPQVFIPKLIELWKEGRFPMDKLMRNYALEEINQGFEDSAQGSVIKPVIVFQH
- a CDS encoding TetR/AcrR family transcriptional regulator, translating into MAWDTDATKAKLLDAAVSEFSERGFSGARVDDIAKRAGCNKERIYFYFGNKAKLFEAALTRELGSALGDLPIRESGPAAVAEFAGRYFDFVTSHPCLARLAAWEGLERDNPVGAEKRAIHADGKVMEIRTALSGISEALAEDLLLTIITLCHAWMTSQNVHVVITGTPDQARRRSAIMRTTELLARDTSGVS